Genomic segment of Candidatus Polarisedimenticolia bacterium:
CTTTTGTCGGAAAGCCTCGACCTGTCGCGCTCCCCCGTCATCGCCTTCGGGATTGTTGCGGACGCCGCCCGGTGCAAGACGACGCTGGTCCTCGTCGGCCATCACCTCGTCCTGGACGGCGTTTCATTGCGCCTGCTGGCCGAGGACTTCGAGCGTGTCTACCGGCAGATCCGGCGCGGCGGGCCCATCGAGCTTCCCCCCAGAACGGAGACTGCCGCCGCATGGGCCCGGGCGCTCCTCGAGACGGTGCATTCGGGACGCCTCGACGACCAGGCCGAACCATGGCTTCGGACCGTGAGCTTCGACCCGGTGCCCCTGCCTCTGCGGGGCTCCGCCGTGGCGGTCGAGGAGACCACCTCCTACCACGAGGTCGAGCTCGAGCCGCAGGAATTCGAAGCGCTGCAGCGCGCCGCGCTCGCCGCCGGCGAGGGAATGGAGAATGTCCTGCTCGCCGCTGTGGCCGCCGCCTGCGCCTCCTGGACCGGCACGCGATCGCTCTGGGTCGAGCTGGAAGGCCACGGTCGTGATCTCCTTCCGGATCTCGATATCTCCCGCACCGTGGGCTGGTTCACCCAGATCCGGCCGGTTCTGATCGACCGCATCGATGCGCTCGACTTCGCCGCCACTCTCCAGGTCGTGCGCGGCGCCGCAGGACGCGCTTCCGGCGATGGCTTCGAAGCCTTGCGCCGCCATTCCCCACGGCCCGAGATGCGCGAAGCACTCGGGCGCATTCCCACGCCGCCGATCAGCTTCAACTACCTGGGCCGCTTCGACACTCTGCTGGGAGAGGACTCCCTCTTCGGCTCGCTGCGTGAGCCCTCCTCACCGCAGCGTTCCCCGCGCGCACGGCGCACCCATGCGCTGGAGATCGATGCGAGCGTGGTCGGCGGACGGCTCTCGGTCCGGTGGGCCACCTCGCGCACGCAGATCGACGAGATCACGGCGCAGCGCCTGACTGATGATTTCCGCCGAGCGCTGTCGGGTTTCGCGGCGCAGCTCGCACCGCGCGGCGAGATCGAGGAGATGCTGCCCCTGACCCCGATGCAGGAAGGGATGCTCTTCCACCACCTGCGGGAGCCGGGAAAAGACCCTTACGTCTCGCAGATCGCGCTGGAGCTCACGGGCGAGGTAGACCCGGAAATCCTGGGACGGGCCTGGCAGCTGGCCTTCGATCGGCACTCCGCGCTGCGCGCCGGCTTCGAATGGGAAGGTCGGGAGCGGCCGGTCCAGTGGATCCGCCGTGAGGTCGCCCTTCCGGTTCGCCTGCGCTCCGAGCCGGAGGAGAATCTCGAGGCAATCCTGGCGGAAGCGCGGGCTTCCGGTTTTGATCTCCATCGTCCCCCTCTGGCGCGGATCGATCTGATCCGAACCCGGCCCGATCGGCTGGTCTGCGCCTTCACCCATCACCACATCCTCCTGGACGGCTGGTCGCTCCCCCTGACGCTTCAGACGGTGTTCGATCTTTACGAATCGCTCGTCTCGGGCAGCGCCCCGCCGCCGTCAAGGAGCTCGGCGCTTCGCCACTACGCGGAATGGCTGGCGGCGGGCGACGTCGGCGATGCGGAGCGCTACTTCCGCGGCTGTTTGGAAAGATTCGTCTCCCCCACGCCGCTTCCCGATCCCGGGGGGACCCGAGCCGCCGGCGAGGAGAGCCGGGTCGTCGACGAAGACGGGCCTCCCGACGCCGCCCGTCGCTCGGCATGCCTCGGCCTGACGACGGGCACCCTGATCCAGGCGGCCTGGGCCCTCGTCCTCTCCGCCTCCTCCGGCGAGCGGGACGTCCTCTTCGGGGCAACCTCTTCCGGCCGGCCTCCATCGGTTGCGGGGATTCAATCGCTCGTCGGGCTGTGCATCAACACGCTGCCGGTCCGCGCAAGCATCGACCCTCGAACCCGTGCCCTGGACTGGATGAGGTCGCTGCAGAAAACCGGGGCCGAGCTGAGGCAGTTCGAGTATGCGCCCCTCGCTCTCGTCCAACGCTGCGCTCCGATTTCGCCGGGCGCACCGCTGTTCGACAGCGTCCTCGTCTTCGAGAACTATCCGGTCGATCTCGCCGCCCTCGGGCGCCGGAAGCACTTCGAGGTCGCCTCGGTGCACCTGCACGAGGAGACCAACTACCCCCTGACCATTGTTGCGGAGCACTCGGGGGGGCTGCGGTTCCGTGCCGTCTACCGGATCTCCCGGTACGACGAGCCGTCAGCCCGTGCCATTCTGCGGCGGCTCACCACCGCCATGGAGGATCTGCTGTCACACCCGGATGCGCCTCTCGGCGAGATTTCGGTCTTGCCGGAGGCGGAGAGGCGCCGCGTCGTGGTGGAGTGGAACGAAACGCGCCGTCCCTACCCGCGGGAGGCGGGGATCCCCGAGGTCTTCGAGCGCGCCGCCCGGAACCGGGAGGATGAGGTCGCCCTCTCCTTCAAAGGGGGGGCCATGACCTACGGCGAGCTGGGCCGTCGCTCTCTCGCCATCGCCGGTGCGCTGCGGGCACGCGGCATCGGCCCCGACTCGCGCGTAGCGCTGGCAATGGAGCGCTCGCCCGAGCTGTTCGTGGCGATGCTGGGTGTGCTGCGCGCCGGAGGCGCCTACGTTCCGGTCGATCCCGAATCGCCGCCCGAGCGCACACGGCGATTGCTCGAGCAGGCCGGGACGAGCCTCCTTGTGAGCGACGGCCGCATCCCCCTGGCAGAAGGGGCGCGAGGCGTGGTCTCCTGCGCGGACCTTCACACCGGCGCCCCGGAACCCGCGCCTTTTCCGGCGTCCGGCCCCGACAGCCTCGCCTACATCATGTTCACGTCGGGATCGACGGGAGAGCCGAAGGGGGTCGAGGTCACTCATCGCAACATCCTCCGCCTCGTCCTCGGGACGGAGTACGCGCGCTTCGGCCCCGAGCAGACGGTGCTGCAGATCGCACCGGTCGCCTTCGACGCCTCGACTCTGGAGATCTGGGCCGCCCTGCTGCACGGCGGTCGGCTCGTCATCCCACCCCCCGGAATGGTCTCCGCGTCCGAGATCGCCCGGCTCCTGCGGGATCATGCCGTCACCATCGCGGAATTCCCCACCGGTCTCTTCCATCTGGTGGTCGACGAGGAGATGGCTTCGCTGGCCGCGATTCCCCAGGTGATCGTCGGCGGCGACGTGATGGACCCGTCCCGGCTCCGGCGCCTCCTCGCCGCGGGATGCCGCCGCGTGGTGAACGCCTACGGCCCGACGGAGACGGCGACCCTCGCCTGCTGCGAGGTGCTCGGCGAGGCGGACCTCGTCGGCGATCGGGTGCCGATCGGCCGTCCCGCCGCGAATG
This window contains:
- a CDS encoding amino acid adenylation domain-containing protein, with the protein product QLQKTDVSRTAFIGEAPLLPMQEWFFEQDFDAASHWNMAVALETRESLDPDAARRAAAALLEHHDLLRARFERGPSGWRQVIAAPDAEEAEVPWVEIGPGEDREAAVTRCARLLSESLDLSRSPVIAFGIVADAARCKTTLVLVGHHLVLDGVSLRLLAEDFERVYRQIRRGGPIELPPRTETAAAWARALLETVHSGRLDDQAEPWLRTVSFDPVPLPLRGSAVAVEETTSYHEVELEPQEFEALQRAALAAGEGMENVLLAAVAAACASWTGTRSLWVELEGHGRDLLPDLDISRTVGWFTQIRPVLIDRIDALDFAATLQVVRGAAGRASGDGFEALRRHSPRPEMREALGRIPTPPISFNYLGRFDTLLGEDSLFGSLREPSSPQRSPRARRTHALEIDASVVGGRLSVRWATSRTQIDEITAQRLTDDFRRALSGFAAQLAPRGEIEEMLPLTPMQEGMLFHHLREPGKDPYVSQIALELTGEVDPEILGRAWQLAFDRHSALRAGFEWEGRERPVQWIRREVALPVRLRSEPEENLEAILAEARASGFDLHRPPLARIDLIRTRPDRLVCAFTHHHILLDGWSLPLTLQTVFDLYESLVSGSAPPPSRSSALRHYAEWLAAGDVGDAERYFRGCLERFVSPTPLPDPGGTRAAGEESRVVDEDGPPDAARRSACLGLTTGTLIQAAWALVLSASSGERDVLFGATSSGRPPSVAGIQSLVGLCINTLPVRASIDPRTRALDWMRSLQKTGAELRQFEYAPLALVQRCAPISPGAPLFDSVLVFENYPVDLAALGRRKHFEVASVHLHEETNYPLTIVAEHSGGLRFRAVYRISRYDEPSARAILRRLTTAMEDLLSHPDAPLGEISVLPEAERRRVVVEWNETRRPYPREAGIPEVFERAARNREDEVALSFKGGAMTYGELGRRSLAIAGALRARGIGPDSRVALAMERSPELFVAMLGVLRAGGAYVPVDPESPPERTRRLLEQAGTSLLVSDGRIPLAEGARGVVSCADLHTGAPEPAPFPASGPDSLAYIMFTSGSTGEPKGVEVTHRNILRLVLGTEYARFGPEQTVLQIAPVAFDASTLEIWAALLHGGRLVIPPPGMVSASEIARLLRDHAVTIAEFPTGLFHLVVDEEMASLAAIPQVIVGGDVMDPSRLRRLLAAGCRRVVNAYGPTETATLACCEVLGEADLVGDRVPIGRPAANARVYVLDERMAPVPIGSPGELFIGGDGVARGYSRRADLTAERFVPDPFERSGLRLYRTGDIVRWRQDGRLEFLGRRDGQVKVRGFRVEMGEVEKALARMPGVREAAVTARPDGEATGLVGYLVWTDPKAGDLAALRRALAGSLPAYMIPSRFVVLEALPVNANGKVDRRGLPAPSAAIPKVRPARPLTPVEEAVADLWRRALRVEGIGPDDDFFELGGHSLHAVRLLAALRRAFRVELPMTAFYETATVAGVARALIAHQPADGHVERAARALARMRAMTPAAAREMLAGRADQVRTP